In Aegilops tauschii subsp. strangulata cultivar AL8/78 chromosome 3, Aet v6.0, whole genome shotgun sequence, one genomic interval encodes:
- the LOC109760439 gene encoding AAA-ATPase At3g28540 — protein MMGAVLDHLRSSAWYYLTAVLATCARIGVVRTYFNQYLRRPVRRLLPFLDPFVTIDIAAKPEEYSFSYQGKVKSSDAYAEVLAYLSAVCSREARELRAEGAGEGHGFVLSLREGQVVADDFKGVTMSWSAVAEEKTTTWRASGRCCRLTFHERHRRLVVDEYLPHVRRAGQEVMFGNRPRRLYSNKKELSYHSRRDEVWSYIDFDHPTTFDTLAMDPAKKQMIKDDLDDFSNSRDYYRRIGKAWKRGYLLHGPPGTGKSTMIAAMANYLKYDIYDIELTTLETNSDLRKLFIETTGKSIIVIEDIDCSLDLTGSRATMLPPPPFHDDAAEAGYDKSRGKRLNILTLSGLLNFIDGLWSAHSGERIIVFTTNHLDKLDPALIRRGRMDMHIEMSYCGFEAFKTLANNYLEVEAHPLFGAVEELLRAVEMTPADVAECLMPSKRSARDADACLARLIDQLKERKAAEEDKESKTADEDDEQNAAKEEEEDKRETEKVASKSKSKKEKSEACQVVTNGAHTGASGVSVSSSTDSLLIDS, from the exons ATGATGGGGGCAGTGCTGGACCACTTGCGGTCGTCGGCGTGGTACTACCTGACGGCGGTGCTGGCGACGTGCGCCCGCATCGGGGTGGTCCGGACCTACTTCAACCAGTACCTCCGGCGGCCCGTGCGGCGGCTCCTCCCGTTCCTCGACCCGTTCGTCACCATCGACATCGCGGCCAAGCCGGAGGAGTACTCCTTCTCGTACCAGGGCAAGGTGAAGTCGAGCGACGCGTACGCGGAGGTGCTGGCGTACCTGAGCGCGGTGTGctcgcgggaggcgcgggagctGCGCGCGGAGGGCGCCGGCGAGGGCCACGGCTTCGTGCTCAGCCTCCGGGAGGGGCAGGTGGTGGCGGACGACTTCAAGGGCGTCACCATGTCGTGGTCGGCCGTGGCCGAGGAGAAGACGACGACGTGGCGCGCGTCGGGGCGCTGCTGCCGCCTCACGTTCCACGAGCGGCACCGGCGGCTCGTCGTCGACGAGTACCTGCCGCACGTCCGCCGCGCCGGTCAGGAGGTCATGTTCGGCAACCGTCCTCGCCGGCTCTACTCCAACAAGAAGGAGCTCAGCTACCA TTCCAGGAGGGACGAGGTGTGGAGCTACATCGACTTCGACCACCCAACCACCTTCGACACCCTGGCCATGGACCCGGCCAAGAAGCAGATGATAAAGGACGACCTGGACGACTTCAGCAACAGCAGGGACTACTACCGCCGGATCGGCAAGGCCTGGAAGCGCGGCTACCTCCTCCACGGCCCGCCGGGGACGGGCAAGTCCACCATGATCGCCGCCATGGCCAACTACCTCAAGTACGACATCTACGACATCGAGCTCACCACCCTGGAGACCAACAGCGACCTCCGCAAGCTCTTCATCGAGACCACCGGCAAGTCCATCATCGTCATCGAGGACATCGACTGCTCCCTCGACCTCACCGGCAGCCGCGCCACCATGCTGCCGCCGCCACCGTTTCACGACGACGCCGCCGAGGCAGGCTACGACAAGTCGCGCGGCAAGAGGCTCAACATCCTCACGCTGTCCGGCCTGCTCAACTTCATCGACGGGCTGTGGTCGGCGCACAGCGGCGAGCGCATCATCGTCTTCACCACCAACCACCTGGACAAGCTGGACCCGGCGCTCATCCGGCGCGGGCGCATGGACATGCACATCGAGATGTCCTACTGCGGGTTCGAGGCGTTCAAGACGCTGGCGAATAACTACCTCGAGGTGGAGGCGCACCCGCTGTTCGGGGCCGTCGAGGAGCTGCTGCGCGCCGTGGAGATGACGCCGGCGGACGTGGCCGAGTGCCTGATGCCGTCCAAGCGCAGCGCGCGCGACGCCGACGCCTGCCTCGCTCGCCTGATCGACCAGCTCAAGGAAAGAAAAGCGGCCGAGGAAGACAAGGAATCAAAGACCGCCGACGAAGACGACGAGCAGAAtgcggccaaggaggaggaggaggacaagaGGGAAACGGAGAAAGTGGCATCAAAATCCAAATCCAAAAAGGAGAAGAGCGAGGCCTGCCAAGTCGTGACCAACGGAGCACACACTGGCGCGAGTGGTGTGAGCGTCTCTAGTTCTACCGACTCTCTCTTGATTGACTCTTGA